One genomic region from Robbsia betulipollinis encodes:
- the gcvA gene encoding transcriptional regulator GcvA, protein MNLQHLPNLSALRAFEAAARLESFSQAASELFVTHGAVSHQIRGLETALQTPLFARLGKRVVLTEAGRRYATQIRAALHAIAAATEDLRGGRAQRLVVSVLPSFAARWLMPRIGRFIERHPDLDIEIRASSELVDFARSDVDVGLRHGRPMPTPGLHVETLIRDVYFPACSPSFKGGRRPATPAEMLSFGLLQSCGDEPWRLWFDAAGLHDAPEPVHGPRYLDSSHLLDAALRGQGIALVRSSLAADDLRAGRLLRLFDVDASSGALTRAVCPVALRETARVRAFFDWLTEEVRASDAAQPTPVGLSARASTERSSPSDDR, encoded by the coding sequence TTGAACTTGCAACATCTACCCAACCTGTCGGCCTTGCGCGCATTCGAGGCGGCGGCGCGGCTTGAAAGTTTCTCGCAAGCCGCCAGCGAGCTGTTCGTCACGCATGGTGCCGTCAGTCATCAGATCCGCGGACTGGAGACGGCCCTGCAAACCCCGCTGTTCGCGCGGCTCGGCAAGCGCGTCGTCCTGACCGAGGCCGGCCGGCGCTACGCGACACAGATCCGCGCCGCGCTGCACGCGATCGCCGCCGCGACCGAAGACCTGCGGGGCGGACGCGCGCAACGGCTGGTGGTCAGCGTCCTGCCGTCGTTCGCGGCGCGCTGGCTGATGCCGCGCATCGGGCGCTTCATCGAACGGCACCCGGATCTGGACATCGAGATTCGCGCATCGTCGGAACTGGTGGATTTCGCGCGCAGCGATGTCGACGTGGGCCTGCGTCACGGCCGGCCCATGCCGACCCCGGGCCTGCACGTCGAAACGCTGATACGGGATGTGTATTTTCCGGCGTGCAGCCCGTCGTTCAAGGGCGGCCGGCGGCCGGCGACGCCGGCCGAGATGCTGTCGTTCGGCCTGTTGCAGTCCTGCGGCGACGAGCCGTGGCGCCTGTGGTTCGACGCGGCCGGATTGCACGATGCGCCCGAACCCGTGCATGGCCCCCGCTACCTGGATTCCAGCCATTTGCTGGATGCGGCGCTCCGGGGTCAGGGCATTGCGCTGGTGCGCTCGTCGCTGGCAGCGGACGATCTGCGCGCGGGGCGCCTGCTGCGTCTGTTCGACGTGGACGCCAGCAGCGGCGCGCTCACCCGCGCGGTCTGCCCGGTGGCGTTGCGGGAGACGGCACGCGTGCGCGCTTTTTTCGACTGGCTGACCGAGGAGGTACGCGCGTCGGACGCCGCGCAACCGACGCCCGTCGGCCTTTCGGCGCGCGCGTCTACAGAACGATCTTCACCATCGGATGACCGGTGA
- a CDS encoding DUF2917 domain-containing protein, protein MNTFPTGRITAITTRTIYEIPPGAPVRWTPRVAGHVRVRVGRIWLTREGDAGDYWLAAGAGMPVAAGDVLWASVEGDVPGRLEMCSQASRMRLWRQAWHVLRAWRGGTASTANAGAAPCDATALPRR, encoded by the coding sequence ATGAATACATTCCCTACCGGCAGGATCACGGCGATCACCACGCGGACGATTTACGAGATTCCACCCGGCGCGCCGGTGCGATGGACGCCACGCGTCGCCGGGCACGTGCGCGTGCGGGTGGGCCGGATCTGGCTGACGCGCGAGGGCGACGCCGGGGATTACTGGCTGGCAGCGGGCGCGGGGATGCCGGTCGCCGCCGGCGATGTTTTGTGGGCAAGCGTCGAGGGTGACGTTCCCGGACGTCTCGAAATGTGCTCGCAAGCGTCGCGCATGCGCCTCTGGCGGCAGGCGTGGCACGTGCTGCGCGCCTGGCGAGGGGGAACCGCAAGCACCGCAAACGCCGGCGCCGCGCCCTGCGACGCGACGGCGCTGCCGCGGCGCTGA
- the lipB gene encoding lipoyl(octanoyl) transferase LipB yields MSTLTHPDAATAAGIPPDDAPLLRWLGEAAYRPTFEAMQAFTDVRTAATPDEIWLVEHPPVYTLGQAGNPAHLLTQRADVELVRVDRGGQITYHGPGQIVAYLLIDLRRRGLMVREFVQRIEQAVIDTLAAYNLRGERHAGAPGIYLADGPLTGAKIAALGLKIRHGCSYHGVSLNVQMDLRPFDDINPCGYAGLQTVDMALSGVNAGWREVAQTLAARLAAHLPAMSRAQ; encoded by the coding sequence ATGTCGACGCTCACCCATCCCGACGCGGCCACCGCCGCCGGCATTCCTCCCGACGACGCGCCCTTGCTGCGCTGGCTCGGCGAGGCGGCCTACCGTCCCACCTTCGAAGCGATGCAGGCGTTCACCGACGTGCGCACCGCCGCGACGCCCGACGAAATCTGGCTGGTCGAACACCCGCCGGTCTACACCCTGGGGCAGGCGGGCAATCCCGCGCATCTGCTGACCCAGCGCGCCGACGTCGAACTGGTACGGGTGGACCGGGGCGGCCAGATCACCTATCACGGCCCCGGGCAGATCGTCGCGTATCTGCTGATCGACCTGCGGCGGCGTGGCTTGATGGTGCGGGAGTTCGTGCAGCGAATCGAACAGGCGGTGATCGACACCCTGGCGGCGTATAATCTGCGCGGTGAACGTCATGCGGGCGCGCCGGGCATCTATCTGGCGGACGGCCCCCTGACGGGTGCGAAGATCGCCGCGCTCGGGTTGAAGATTCGTCATGGCTGCAGTTACCATGGCGTGAGCCTGAACGTGCAGATGGACCTGCGTCCGTTCGACGATATCAACCCTTGTGGCTATGCGGGTTTGCAGACCGTCGATATGGCACTGTCCGGGGTGAACGCCGGTTGGCGGGAGGTGGCGCAGACGCTTGCCGCCCGCCTCGCCGCGCATCTCCCCGCAATGTCCCGCGCACAGTAG
- the lipA gene encoding lipoyl synthase, translating into MTTAQNGVEAALDVPPAYDATQKQKAQAKTARIPIKIVPIEKLKKPDWIRVRAASGSSRFTEIKQILREHNLHTVCEEASCPNIGECFGKGTATFMIMGDKCTRRCPFCDVGHGRPDPLDTSEPENLARTIAALKLRYVVITSVDRDDLRDGGAAHFVECIERVRALSPQTRIEILTPDFRGRADRAIGILTAAPPDVMNHNLETVPRLYKEARPGSDYAHSLKLLKDFKALHPEVSTKSGLMVGLGETEEEILQVMRDMREHNVDMLTIGQYLQPSEHHLPVRDYVHPDVFKRYETAAYEMGFTHAAVGAMVRSSYHADVQAHEAGLVF; encoded by the coding sequence ATGACCACAGCACAAAACGGCGTCGAAGCGGCGCTGGACGTTCCCCCCGCCTACGACGCCACGCAAAAGCAGAAGGCGCAGGCGAAGACCGCACGCATCCCGATCAAGATCGTCCCGATCGAAAAGCTGAAGAAACCGGACTGGATCCGCGTGCGCGCCGCCAGCGGTTCGTCGCGCTTCACCGAGATCAAGCAGATCCTGCGCGAGCACAATTTGCACACGGTCTGCGAGGAAGCCAGTTGCCCGAACATCGGCGAGTGCTTCGGCAAGGGCACGGCGACCTTCATGATCATGGGCGACAAGTGCACCCGGCGCTGCCCGTTCTGCGACGTCGGCCATGGCCGGCCCGATCCGCTCGACACCAGCGAACCGGAGAACCTGGCACGCACGATCGCGGCGCTGAAGCTGCGCTATGTCGTGATCACCAGCGTCGACCGTGACGATCTGCGCGACGGCGGTGCGGCGCACTTCGTCGAATGCATCGAACGCGTGCGGGCGCTCTCGCCGCAAACGCGCATCGAGATCCTCACCCCGGATTTCCGCGGCCGCGCCGATCGCGCGATCGGCATCCTTACCGCCGCGCCGCCCGACGTGATGAATCACAATCTGGAAACGGTGCCGCGGCTCTACAAGGAAGCGCGCCCGGGCTCGGACTACGCGCACTCGCTGAAGCTGTTGAAGGACTTCAAGGCGCTCCATCCCGAGGTGTCGACGAAGTCGGGCCTGATGGTAGGCCTGGGCGAGACCGAGGAAGAGATTCTCCAGGTCATGCGCGACATGCGTGAGCACAACGTCGACATGCTGACGATCGGCCAGTATCTGCAGCCGTCCGAGCATCACCTCCCGGTACGCGACTACGTCCATCCGGACGTTTTCAAGCGTTATGAGACGGCGGCCTACGAGATGGGCTTCACGCACGCCGCGGTGGGCGCGATGGTGCGTTCCAGTTACCACGCGGACGTGCAGGCGCACGAGGCCGGGCTGGTGTTCTGA
- a CDS encoding GNAT family N-acetyltransferase produces the protein MNTMQQGAITIAVRELGAEDRDRLNAHFLALAPDDRLLRFGNMITDAVVENYVRALDFAADSVFGVFDDQLQLLGVGHLAHLRAQDGKRAAELGVSVLERARGQGIGSRLFHRAAIRCRNTDVSSLYMHCLSRNGTMMHIAKKAGMAIQHAYGEADAYLTLPPADQASLSLEQRHEQDAASDYALKRRARQTALQTLIARPALTASRSSAA, from the coding sequence ATGAACACGATGCAACAAGGCGCGATCACGATCGCCGTGCGGGAACTGGGAGCGGAAGACCGCGACCGCCTGAACGCGCACTTCCTCGCGCTGGCCCCGGACGACCGCCTGCTGCGTTTCGGCAACATGATCACGGACGCCGTCGTGGAAAACTACGTGCGTGCGCTCGATTTCGCCGCGGATTCGGTATTCGGCGTGTTCGACGACCAGTTGCAGTTGCTGGGCGTGGGCCACCTCGCCCATCTGCGTGCGCAGGATGGCAAGCGGGCCGCCGAACTGGGCGTTTCGGTACTCGAACGGGCACGTGGCCAGGGTATCGGCAGCCGGCTGTTTCACCGTGCCGCGATCCGCTGCCGCAATACCGACGTGTCGTCCCTGTACATGCATTGCCTGTCGCGCAACGGCACGATGATGCATATCGCCAAGAAAGCCGGAATGGCGATCCAGCATGCGTACGGGGAGGCGGACGCCTACCTGACGCTGCCGCCTGCCGACCAGGCCAGCCTCTCGCTGGAGCAGCGTCACGAACAGGACGCGGCATCCGACTACGCGCTCAAGCGCCGCGCGCGTCAGACCGCTCTGCAAACGCTGATTGCACGGCCCGCGCTGACGGCCAGCCGGTCCAGCGCGGCCTGA
- a CDS encoding DUF1835 domain-containing protein, translated as MDYIHVVNGDLAARLLGEALETAGRRDRIVVLRDDLAFGPLRSIDESNSARIAFWQRALGAGEHGLSQTIIDAFEASTLTLRALAVDDGSEVVAWHAQNAGDQLMLRRVAYHLRHAPQRLNEIGMPARSLVRNAQETSGEPHCTPGAMAARLHAIAPISLLRIGRLALEWQELKQLGHEVRRWRDNTFQSAAFSDIDGAIIELATLQWQSYLSLAQRIRTVDPGSVATDALIAWRCRELAALGRIALDGDPILEKSTRIRLAQADRAPAHLVC; from the coding sequence ATGGATTACATACACGTCGTCAACGGCGATCTCGCAGCCCGGCTCCTCGGCGAAGCGCTCGAAACCGCAGGCCGGCGCGACCGTATCGTCGTCCTGCGCGACGACCTCGCCTTCGGTCCGCTGCGCAGCATCGACGAGTCGAATTCCGCGCGCATCGCTTTCTGGCAGCGTGCGCTGGGCGCCGGCGAACACGGTCTGTCGCAAACCATCATCGATGCGTTCGAGGCCAGCACGCTGACGCTGCGCGCGCTGGCGGTCGACGACGGCAGCGAGGTGGTCGCCTGGCATGCGCAGAACGCGGGCGACCAACTGATGCTGCGGCGCGTCGCCTACCATCTGCGGCATGCTCCGCAACGCCTGAACGAGATCGGCATGCCCGCGCGCAGCCTGGTCCGCAACGCGCAGGAGACGTCGGGCGAGCCGCACTGCACGCCCGGCGCGATGGCTGCGCGGCTGCATGCGATCGCACCCATCTCCCTGCTGCGCATCGGCCGTCTGGCGCTGGAATGGCAGGAGCTGAAGCAACTCGGCCACGAAGTGCGCCGCTGGCGCGACAATACCTTCCAGAGCGCCGCCTTCAGTGATATCGACGGGGCGATCATCGAACTCGCCACGCTGCAGTGGCAGTCCTACCTGAGCCTCGCGCAACGCATCCGGACGGTCGACCCCGGCTCGGTCGCCACCGATGCGCTGATCGCCTGGCGCTGCCGGGAACTGGCGGCGCTTGGCCGAATCGCGCTCGACGGGGATCCGATCCTCGAAAAATCGACGCGTATCCGCCTGGCCCAGGCCGATCGCGCGCCGGCCCATCTGGTCTGTTGA
- the cobU gene encoding bifunctional adenosylcobinamide kinase/adenosylcobinamide-phosphate guanylyltransferase, with protein MSSEPRFPAAAPRTTLVLGGARSGKSLHAERLARDTGRPVRYIATAAHPRDDAEFAARIALHAARRPGDWTVTEAGADLAAALAAADTPAGCILLDCLTLWLSGLLCPRDGAAPLADWAMQLARFDAALRATRGVVIVVSNEIGLGVVPMGALTRHYVDELGRLNQRVAACCERVILSVAGLPLTIK; from the coding sequence ATGTCTTCCGAGCCCCGCTTTCCTGCCGCGGCGCCCCGCACCACGCTGGTGCTGGGCGGCGCGCGCTCCGGCAAGAGCCTGCATGCCGAACGGCTGGCGCGCGACACCGGCCGGCCGGTACGCTACATCGCCACGGCCGCGCATCCGCGGGACGATGCGGAATTCGCCGCGCGGATCGCCCTGCACGCCGCGCGCCGGCCCGGCGACTGGACCGTGACCGAGGCCGGTGCGGACCTGGCCGCCGCGCTGGCGGCGGCCGACACGCCGGCCGGCTGCATCCTGCTCGACTGCCTGACCCTCTGGTTGAGCGGCCTGCTGTGCCCGCGCGATGGCGCGGCGCCGCTGGCCGACTGGGCAATGCAGCTGGCCCGCTTCGACGCCGCCCTGCGGGCGACGCGCGGCGTGGTGATCGTCGTCAGCAATGAGATCGGTCTGGGCGTGGTGCCGATGGGCGCGCTCACGCGGCACTATGTGGACGAACTCGGACGGCTCAACCAGCGAGTCGCGGCGTGCTGCGAACGGGTGATCCTCAGCGTCGCGGGGTTGCCGCTTACCATCAAGTGA
- a CDS encoding histidine phosphatase family protein, producing the protein MDLVLIRHPAVAVPPGQCYGRSDVPLLDTAAAGATAIAAKLARLGIGSYALHSSPLRRCMEVARALAQRPGDQVTDAAADAAHGAAGNAADDAADSLTDTPPALAPDPRLAELDFGDWEGRRWDDVPRAALDAWAADIEHAAPHGGESVAQLAARTDSWLSDIGARATATGAATVVLTHAGVIRVMTARALSLPTLTCLDWTLQMTGICRLSRARTDGRWSLALWNG; encoded by the coding sequence ATGGATCTCGTCCTGATCCGGCATCCGGCGGTGGCCGTGCCGCCCGGTCAATGCTATGGGCGCAGCGATGTGCCCCTGCTCGACACCGCCGCCGCCGGCGCGACGGCGATCGCCGCGAAACTCGCCCGGCTCGGCATCGGGTCGTACGCGCTCCATAGCAGCCCGCTGCGGCGCTGCATGGAGGTGGCGCGGGCGCTGGCGCAACGGCCCGGCGATCAGGTGACCGATGCGGCGGCCGATGCAGCGCACGGTGCGGCAGGCAATGCAGCAGACGACGCGGCGGACAGCCTGACAGACACCCCCCCCGCGCTCGCCCCGGATCCGCGCCTGGCGGAACTCGATTTCGGCGACTGGGAAGGCCGGCGCTGGGACGACGTGCCCCGCGCGGCGCTGGATGCCTGGGCCGCCGATATCGAGCATGCGGCACCGCACGGCGGCGAATCAGTCGCGCAACTGGCCGCACGCACGGACAGCTGGCTGAGTGATATCGGCGCCCGTGCGACGGCGACCGGTGCCGCGACGGTGGTGCTGACGCATGCCGGCGTCATCCGCGTGATGACCGCGCGCGCCTTGTCGCTGCCGACGCTGACCTGCCTCGACTGGACGCTGCAGATGACCGGCATCTGCCGGCTCAGCCGCGCGCGGACCGACGGGCGCTGGAGCCTGGCGCTGTGGAACGGCTGA
- a CDS encoding adenosylcobinamide-GDP ribazoletransferase, translating into MTMTDGTRVRGAYARTREEACIVLTAFGYFSRLPVPSRLAFSQARLAASGRYLPLVGLVIGSAGALIYGLALQVLPAALAVLLSMAATLLASGALHEDGLADCCDAFGGAHAREDVLRIMKDSRIGAFGAIGVVVALLVKWQALTALAQRHPLAAAGWMIAAHMASRAGAIVYVATLDYARADGKSRAFAQRSPRAAAVALLIGLPGLFGAGTRLGALCLMVGLLLHVALGRWFKRRLGGYTGDCLGLAQQVFEIAIYLVVLGWISS; encoded by the coding sequence ATGACCATGACCGACGGCACGCGCGTGCGTGGGGCGTACGCCCGCACGCGGGAGGAAGCCTGCATCGTTCTGACGGCCTTCGGCTATTTCAGCCGCCTGCCGGTGCCGTCGCGGCTGGCGTTCTCGCAGGCGCGGCTGGCCGCGTCGGGCCGCTATCTGCCGCTGGTCGGTCTGGTGATCGGAAGCGCGGGCGCCCTGATTTATGGACTGGCGCTACAGGTGCTGCCGGCGGCCCTGGCGGTGCTGCTGTCGATGGCGGCGACGCTGCTGGCAAGCGGCGCGCTGCATGAGGATGGCCTCGCCGATTGCTGCGACGCGTTCGGCGGCGCGCATGCCCGCGAAGACGTACTGCGCATCATGAAGGATTCGCGGATCGGCGCTTTCGGCGCGATCGGCGTGGTGGTCGCCCTGCTCGTGAAATGGCAGGCCCTCACGGCGCTGGCGCAACGCCACCCGCTGGCCGCCGCCGGCTGGATGATCGCCGCCCACATGGCCAGTCGCGCCGGCGCGATCGTCTATGTGGCGACGCTCGACTACGCACGTGCCGACGGCAAGTCGCGTGCGTTCGCGCAGCGCTCCCCGCGCGCGGCCGCCGTCGCGCTGCTGATCGGGCTGCCCGGCCTGTTCGGCGCCGGCACGCGGCTGGGCGCGCTCTGCCTCATGGTCGGACTGCTGCTGCACGTGGCGCTGGGCCGGTGGTTCAAACGGCGGCTCGGCGGCTATACCGGCGACTGCCTGGGCCTCGCGCAGCAGGTATTCGAAATCGCGATCTATCTGGTGGTGCTGGGATGGATCTCGTCCTGA
- the cobT gene encoding nicotinate-nucleotide--dimethylbenzimidazole phosphoribosyltransferase, protein MPDPLPTASALCRFADAPRDTSVDASASASADASSAARYAGYVHAPDATRRAGLQAIIDAKTKPPGSLGRIESLALQIGLIQQTSRPTITRPAMLVFAGDHGIVRHGVSPYPQAVTAQMVANFIAGGAAINVFSALSGLTLEVINAGVACDLPDAAMLVNTPIGLGTRDFSEAPAMSDDEVRRAMALGAARVAHHAARGTNTIGFGEMGIGNTSAAACLMSRYCALPIDACVGRGTGLDDAGLARKRGVLAKALSHHPQQADAMATLAFFGGFEIAAMAGAFIEAAARDMIILVDGFVVTAALLAALAIAPDVRHYCVFSHVSDESGHRAMLERLAADPLLALGLRLGEGTGAALALPLVRAAAAFLCDMASFASAGIDDKAHAGERHDG, encoded by the coding sequence ATGCCCGACCCCCTGCCTACCGCGAGCGCGCTCTGCCGCTTCGCCGATGCGCCGCGCGACACATCCGTCGATGCATCCGCCAGCGCATCCGCCGATGCGAGTTCCGCCGCCCGCTACGCCGGCTACGTCCACGCGCCGGACGCGACCCGGCGCGCCGGCCTGCAGGCGATCATCGACGCCAAGACGAAACCGCCCGGCAGCCTGGGGCGGATCGAGTCGCTCGCGCTGCAGATCGGCCTGATACAACAGACGTCCCGGCCGACGATCACGCGCCCGGCGATGCTGGTGTTCGCAGGCGATCACGGCATCGTGCGGCACGGCGTGAGCCCCTACCCGCAGGCGGTGACCGCGCAGATGGTGGCGAACTTCATCGCCGGCGGCGCGGCGATCAATGTCTTCAGTGCCCTCTCCGGGTTGACCCTGGAAGTGATCAACGCGGGCGTGGCCTGCGACCTGCCGGATGCGGCGATGCTGGTCAACACGCCGATCGGTCTGGGTACGCGCGATTTCAGCGAAGCGCCGGCGATGTCGGACGACGAGGTGCGGCGCGCGATGGCGCTCGGCGCCGCCCGCGTCGCGCATCACGCCGCGCGGGGCACGAATACGATCGGGTTCGGCGAGATGGGGATCGGCAATACGTCGGCCGCCGCCTGCCTGATGAGCCGCTATTGCGCGCTGCCGATCGACGCCTGCGTGGGCCGGGGCACCGGACTCGACGATGCCGGGCTCGCGCGCAAGCGCGGCGTGCTGGCGAAAGCGCTGTCGCATCACCCCCAGCAAGCCGATGCGATGGCCACGCTGGCGTTCTTCGGCGGTTTCGAAATCGCCGCGATGGCCGGTGCCTTCATCGAAGCGGCCGCCCGCGACATGATCATCCTCGTGGACGGGTTCGTCGTGACCGCGGCGCTGCTCGCGGCGCTCGCGATCGCCCCGGACGTGCGGCATTACTGCGTCTTTTCCCATGTCTCCGACGAGAGCGGGCACCGCGCCATGCTCGAACGGCTGGCGGCGGACCCGCTGCTGGCGCTGGGCCTGCGCCTGGGCGAAGGCACGGGCGCGGCGCTCGCCCTGCCGCTGGTGCGCGCCGCGGCGGCATTCCTGTGCGATATGGCGAGCTTTGCCTCGGCGGGCATCGACGACAAGGCGCATGCCGGCGAGCGCCACGATGGCTAG
- a CDS encoding SGNH/GDSL hydrolase family protein encodes MAAATIASVPARAADAGHWVAAWATAQQPVAQHPDTPAFNRAPNLAGQTVRQILAPRIAGDDWRVRVSNRYGRTPLTIDAVSLAPAGRGAALAGAAQAVHFGGARGVTLAAGASRESDPVAVHLDAGPVALSLHLAAGVPTPGDWHKVASQVSYVATDGDHVQDVSGGAFHAGPTSWFFVDALLTHATDDARTAVAIGDSITDGMRSSLNANRRWPDALARRLASDPATARVAVVNLGISGNRLLNDSACYGEKLAERYPHDALDMPGGRYVIALIGINDINFPAMPKRRGLDCDEPHTFVSAADLEAGYRRLIEAAHRAHRLIYGATLTPADLPPDREAIRAAVNQWIRTSGAFDAVIDFDQALRDPRRPQVLIARYDSGDHIHPSDAGYQAMADAIPVKLFTR; translated from the coding sequence ATGGCGGCCGCGACCATCGCGAGCGTCCCGGCGCGGGCGGCGGACGCCGGGCACTGGGTGGCGGCATGGGCCACCGCACAACAGCCGGTCGCGCAGCACCCGGACACGCCGGCGTTCAACCGCGCGCCGAATCTCGCCGGGCAGACGGTGCGCCAGATCCTGGCTCCCCGCATCGCCGGAGACGACTGGCGCGTGCGCGTCTCGAACCGTTATGGACGCACGCCGTTGACGATCGACGCCGTCTCGCTCGCGCCCGCCGGACGCGGCGCCGCGCTTGCGGGCGCGGCGCAGGCCGTGCATTTCGGCGGCGCGCGCGGGGTGACGCTGGCGGCCGGCGCATCACGCGAGAGCGATCCGGTGGCGGTGCATCTGGACGCCGGGCCGGTTGCGCTCAGCCTGCATCTCGCCGCGGGCGTCCCGACGCCGGGCGACTGGCACAAGGTCGCGAGCCAGGTGAGCTATGTGGCGACTGACGGGGATCATGTTCAGGATGTTTCCGGCGGCGCTTTTCATGCCGGCCCGACCTCGTGGTTCTTCGTCGACGCGCTGCTGACGCACGCCACCGACGACGCGCGTACCGCGGTGGCAATCGGCGACTCGATCACCGACGGCATGCGCTCGAGCCTGAACGCCAACCGCCGGTGGCCCGACGCCCTGGCGCGGCGCCTGGCGAGCGACCCCGCGACGGCTCGCGTCGCCGTCGTCAATCTGGGCATCAGCGGCAACCGCCTGTTGAACGATTCCGCCTGCTATGGCGAGAAGCTGGCGGAGCGTTATCCGCACGATGCGCTCGACATGCCCGGCGGCCGCTACGTGATCGCGCTGATCGGCATCAACGACATCAATTTCCCGGCGATGCCGAAGCGCCGCGGCCTGGATTGCGACGAGCCGCATACCTTCGTTTCCGCAGCGGATCTCGAAGCGGGCTATCGCCGTCTCATCGAGGCCGCGCACCGCGCGCATCGCCTGATCTACGGCGCGACGTTGACGCCGGCGGATCTACCGCCGGATCGCGAGGCGATCCGCGCCGCCGTGAACCAGTGGATCCGCACCAGCGGCGCGTTCGATGCGGTCATCGATTTCGATCAGGCATTGCGCGACCCACGTCGACCGCAGGTGCTGATCGCCCGCTACGACAGCGGCGATCATATCCACCCGAGCGACGCCGGCTATCAGGCGATGGCCGACGCGATACCCGTCAAACTGTTCACGCGCTGA
- a CDS encoding BadF/BadG/BcrA/BcrD ATPase family protein — protein MKPVQDSRFPFLVGIDGGGTGTRAVIARRDAPTVELARGEAGPSGLALGIDQAWQAIEAATTRAFAAAGHALDWSACVVGCGLAGVNHRRWRSAFIAMAPASLPVLAVESDAYTTLLGAHGGAPGVVIALGTGSIGLGLGIDGRMRMAGGFGFPSGDEASGAWLGLHAIGHAQRAVDARGPCDAFARDLLAAAGVRLEDGLATQDEAAERMREALLDWVVGASQSDYASLAPVIAAHAVHPVAAALFARAGREVDAMVAALDPHGHLPLALCGGLAPVIAPFIAPVHAPRRTPARHDAAHGALMVAWRAASDV, from the coding sequence ATGAAACCAGTGCAAGACAGCCGCTTCCCGTTTCTCGTCGGTATCGACGGCGGCGGCACGGGCACGCGCGCGGTGATCGCACGGCGGGATGCCCCCACCGTCGAACTGGCGCGGGGCGAAGCAGGGCCGTCCGGTCTCGCCCTGGGCATCGATCAGGCGTGGCAGGCGATCGAGGCGGCGACGACGCGTGCGTTCGCGGCGGCGGGACATGCGCTCGATTGGTCGGCCTGCGTCGTCGGGTGTGGCCTGGCCGGCGTCAATCATCGGCGGTGGCGCAGCGCATTCATTGCGATGGCGCCTGCGTCGCTGCCGGTTCTGGCTGTCGAAAGCGATGCTTACACGACCCTGCTGGGCGCTCACGGCGGCGCCCCGGGCGTCGTGATCGCCCTGGGTACGGGAAGCATCGGGCTGGGACTCGGCATCGACGGCCGGATGCGGATGGCGGGGGGCTTCGGTTTTCCCTCGGGCGACGAAGCCAGCGGTGCATGGCTGGGCCTGCATGCGATCGGCCATGCCCAGCGCGCCGTCGACGCACGGGGCCCTTGCGATGCATTTGCCCGCGATTTGCTGGCGGCGGCGGGCGTGCGCCTGGAAGACGGTTTGGCAACCCAGGACGAAGCCGCCGAGCGCATGCGGGAGGCATTGCTCGACTGGGTAGTGGGTGCGAGTCAATCCGATTATGCGTCGCTCGCGCCGGTGATCGCCGCGCATGCGGTTCATCCGGTGGCGGCGGCACTGTTCGCGCGCGCCGGACGGGAGGTCGACGCGATGGTGGCGGCGCTCGATCCGCACGGTCATTTACCGCTGGCGCTGTGCGGGGGGCTGGCGCCCGTGATCGCGCCCTTCATTGCGCCCGTTCACGCGCCGCGTCGCACGCCGGCGCGTCACGATGCCGCCCACGGCGCGCTGATGGTCGCCTGGCGCGCGGCATCGGATGTTTAA
- a CDS encoding RcnB family protein, whose protein sequence is MKKIISSMLVAAALASSAVYAQQGPDQGHDGNGGHGGGPGQMHGGPGPDHGGPGPMHGGPGMHADRGGPGGWQGGPGGPGGEWRHRGGRLPGDYRDRQYVVDDWRGYNLQPPPRGYHWVGVGGDYLLVAVASGVIAQIITGR, encoded by the coding sequence ATGAAGAAGATCATATCGAGCATGCTGGTAGCCGCTGCGTTGGCGTCATCGGCCGTTTATGCCCAGCAAGGCCCGGATCAGGGTCATGACGGCAATGGTGGCCACGGCGGCGGGCCGGGTCAGATGCACGGAGGCCCTGGTCCGGATCACGGCGGTCCGGGACCGATGCATGGCGGCCCCGGCATGCACGCGGACCGTGGCGGTCCGGGCGGATGGCAAGGCGGCCCTGGTGGCCCCGGCGGTGAATGGCGCCACCGTGGCGGCCGCCTGCCGGGCGACTACCGCGACCGCCAGTATGTCGTGGACGACTGGCGCGGCTACAATCTGCAACCGCCCCCGCGTGGCTATCATTGGGTCGGCGTCGGTGGCGATTACTTGCTGGTCGCCGTCGCATCGGGCGTGATCGCGCAGATCATTACCGGCCGCTAG